The sequence below is a genomic window from Salvelinus namaycush isolate Seneca chromosome 2, SaNama_1.0, whole genome shotgun sequence.
TCATGGTATTTCAGAGTGTTTGTTGGGGTctaggaggaaagagggaggagagagagacggtttAGACTCATGGTATTTTAGAGTGTTTGTTGGGGTctaggaggaaagagagggaggagagagagacagtttagaCTCATGGTATTTTAGAGTGTTTGTTGGGGTcgaggaggaaagagggggaggagacatGGTTTAGACTCATGGTATTTTAGAGTGTTTGTTGGGGTCTAGGGGGAAAGACGGAGGAGAGAGAGTTTAGATTGGTGGTATTTTAGAGTGTTTGTTGGGGTCTAGGAGGAAAGACGGAGGAGAGAGAGTTTAGATTGGTGGTATTTTAGAGTGTTTGTTGGGGTCTagggggaaagagggggaggagacatGGTTTAGACTCATGCTATTTTAGAGTGTTTGTTGGGGtcgaggaggaaagagagggaggagagagagacggtttAGACTCATGGTATTTTAGAGTGTTTGTTGGGGTctagggggaaagagagggaggagagagagacagtttagaCTCATGGTATTTTAGAGTGTTTGTTGGGGTCGAGGAGGAaagcgagggaggagagagagacagtttagaCTCATGGTATTTCACCACTGGAAGTAAAAGTAGTCCATGTCACTTTACCAGTAAAACGATGGTGGTTGGTATTTCAACTTACCGTGCCGTTGGTTTGGGTCTTGAACTTGGGGTGCAGAGTGAAGGGAACACCATCTATggctggagagggagggagggagagaagacaggtggaggggaaagagatggagggtagaaagagtgagagagagggatggtaggaggagagggagggtggagagaggtatttggtattttggtaggatccccattagctgttgtaaaagcagcagctacacttcctggggtccacaacacatgaaacatgacataatacacttcctggggtccacacaacacatgaaacatgacataatacacttcctggggtccacacaacacatgaaacatgacataatacacttcctggggtccacacaacatgaaacatgacataatacacttcctggggtccacacaacatgaaacatgacataatacacttcctggggtccacacaacatgaaacatgacataatacacttcctggggtccacacaacatgaaacatgacataatacacttcctggggtccacacaacatgaaacatgacataatacagaacattaatagacaggAACAGCTCAAGGAGAGAACTACATACATGATCAATACACTACAATGGaccagggaggtgtgtgtgtgtgtgtgtgagagatgataggtagagagaggaaggtaggtagagaggggaaggtaggtagagagaggaaggaaggatagGTAGAGAgtgggtaggtagagagaggaaagataGGATAgagagtagaggtagagagaggaaggtaggtagagagaggaaggataggtagagagaggaaggataggtagagagaggaaggtaggtagagagaggaaggataggtagagagaggaaggtaggtagagaggaaggtaggtagagagagggaggataggtagagagaggaaggataggtagagagagggaggataggtagagagagggaggataggtagagagaggaaggtaggtagagagagggaggtaggtagagagaggaaggtaggtagagagaggaaggtaggtagagagagggaggataggtagagagaggaaggataggtagagagagggaaggtaggtagagagaggaaggataggtagagagaggaaggataggtagagagaggaaggataggtagagagaggaaggtaggtagagaggggaaggtaggtagagagaggaaggtaggtaggtagagagaggaaggtaggtagagagagggaggtaggtagagagaggaaggtaggtagagagaggaaggtaggtagagagaggaaggataggtagagagaggaaggtaggtagagaggggaaggtaggtagagagaggaaggataggtagagagaggaaggaaggtaggtagagagaggataggtagagagaggaaggtaggtagagaggggaaggtaggtagagagaggaaggataggtagagagaggaaggaaggtaggtagagagaggaaggtaggtagagagagggaggataggtagagagaggaaggtaggtagagagaggaaggtaggtagagagagggaggataggtagAGAGCGGAAGGTAGGTAGAGCGAGGAAGGATAGGTAGAGTTAGggaggataggtagagagagggaggataggtagagagagggaggtaggtagagagggaggataggtagACAGAGgaaggataggtagagagaggaaggataggtagagagaggaaggataggtagagagaggaaggtaggtagagagggaggataggtagagagaggaaggataggtagagagaggaaggtaggtagagagggaggataggtagagagagggaggtaggtagagagaggaaggtaggtagagagaggaaggtaggtagagagagggaggataggtagagagagggaggataggtagGGAGAagaaggtaggtagagagagggaggataggtagagagagggaggataggtagagagagggaggataggtagagagagggaggtaggtaggtagagagagtcAGTACATCAGTCTTTATAACATGTACAGTATCTGTCTCTTTTCTAGAAGTGTTTTCTGAATTTTGGTCAACCTGAGATGCCGTAGATGTTGCTGCTGTCAACCACTTTGTCCAGAGTGTCGTTCAATTGGAGGTTGCTGTGGCGATGGCTGAGCTTCCTGCCAGGGGGCATGGGTGGAGCGTTGCTATGGACACAGGGAGACCTAAGTCAGTCTGTGGAATTCTGAGTAGAAGTTTACCATCACTCTCACCTGGCTCTGAGATTCACCTGGCCACAGAGAGAGGGTTACCATCACTCTCACCTGGCTCTGAGATTCACCTGGCCACAGAGAGAGGTTTACCATCACTCTCACCTGGCTCTGAGATTCACCTGGCCACAGAGAGAGGGTTACCATCACTCTCACCTGGCTCTGAGATCCACCTGGCCACAGAGAGAGGTTTACCATCACTCTCACCTGGCTCTGAGATTCACCTGGCCACAGAGAGAGGGTTACCATCACTCTCACCTGGCTCTGAGATCCACCTGGCCACAGAGAGAGGGTTACCATCACTCTCACCTGGCTCTGAGATCCACCTGGCCACAGAGAGAGGGTTACCAACACTCTCACCTGGCTCTGAGATCCACCTGGCCACAGAGAGAGGGTTACCATCACTCTCACCTGGCTCTGAGATTCACCTGGCCACAGAGAGAGGGTTACCATCACTCTCACCTGGCCACAGAGAGAGGTTTACCATCACTCTCACCTGGCTCTGAGATTTACCTGGCCACAGAGAGAGGGTTACCATCACTCTCACCTGGCTCTGAGATCCACCTGGCCACAGAGAGAGGGTTACCAACACTCTCACCTGGCTCTGAGATCCACCTGGCCACAGAGAGAGGGTTCCCAACACTCTCACCTGGCTCTGAGATCCACCTGGCCACAGAGAGAGGGTTCCCAACACTCTCACCTGGCTCTGAGATTCACCTGGCCACAGAGAGAGGGTTACCATCACTCTCACCTGGCTCTGAGATTCATTTGGCCACAGAGAGAGGGTTACCATCACTCTCACCTGGCTCTGAGATTCACCTGGCCACAGAGAGAGGGTTACCATCACTCTCACCTGGCCAAAGAGAGAGGTTTACCATCACTCATCACCTGGCTCTGAGATTTACCTGGCCAACAGAGAGAGGGTTACCATCACTCTCACCTGGCTCTGAGATCCACCTGGCCACAGAGAAGGGTTCCCAACACTCTCACCTGCTCTGAGATTCACCTGGCCACAGAGAGAGGGTTACCATCACTCTCAACCTGGCTCTGAGATTCACTTGGCCACGAGAGAGGGTTACCATCACTCTCACCTGGCTCTGAGATTCACCTGGCCACAGAGACAGGTTACCATCACTCTCACCTGGTTCTGAGATTTACCTGGCCACGAGAGAGGGTTACCAACACTCTCACCTGGCCACAAGAGATTCAGAGCCAGTGAGATTGATGGTAACCTCTCTCGNNNNNNNNNNNNNNNNNNNNNNNNNNNNNNNNNNNNNNNNNNNNNNNNNNNNNNNNNNNNNNNNNNNNNNNNNNNNNNNNNNNNNNNNNNNNNNNNNNNNGGATCAGcgccctataagaccatctagtacactactactgatcagagCCCCGCATAAGAACATTCTAACTACTACTGATCAGagccctataagaccatctagtacactactactgatcagggCCCTATAAGACCCATCACACTTACATACTACTGATTagggccctataagaccatctagtacactactactgatcagggccctataagaccatcagtacactactactgattagggccctataagaccatctagtacactactactgatcagagccctataagaccatctagtacactactactgatcagggccctataagaccatcagtacactactactgatcagggccctataagaccatctagtacactactactgatcagagccctataagacatctagtacactactactgatcagagccctataagaccatctacactactactgatcagagccctataagaccatcagtacactactactgattagggccctataagaccatctgtacactactactgatcagggccctataagaccatctagtacactactactgatcagggccctataagaccatctagtacactactactgattagggccctataagaccatctagtacactactactgatcagggccctataagaccatctatacactactactgatcagggccctataagaccatTCGTACATACTACTGATCAGagccctataagaccatctagtacactactactgatcagagcctataagaccatctagtaacactactactgatcagggccctataagaccatctacACTACTATGATCAGAGCCCTATAAGACCAtcagtacactactactgatcagggccctataagaccatctagtacactactactgatcagggccctataagaccatctagaACAACACTACTGATCAGAGCCCTATAAGACCATCtgtacactactactgatcagagccctataagaccatcagtacactactactgattagggccctataagaccatctagtacactactactgattagggccctataagaccatctagtacactactactgatcagggccctataagaccatctagtacaACTACTAACTGATCAGagccctataagaccatctatgacactactactgatcagggccctataagaccatctagtacactactactgatcagggccctataagaccatctagtacactactactgatcagagccctataagaccatctagtacactactactgatcagggccctataagaccatctagtacacCTACTACTGATAGGGCCCTATAAGACATTAGTACACTATATGATaggccctataagaccatctagtacactactactgatcagggccctataagaccatctagtacactactactgattagggcctataagaccatctagtacactactactgatcagggccctataagaccatctagtacaactctactgatcagggccctataagaccatctagtacactactactgatcagggccctataagaccatctagtacactactactgatcaggccctataagaccatctagtacactactactgacAGGGCCCATAAgccatctagtacactactactgatcagggccctataagaccatctagtacactactactgatcagggccctataagaccatctagtacactactactgatcagagccctataagaccatctagtacactactactgatcagagccctataagaccatctagtacactactactgatcagagccctataagaccatctagtacactactactgatcagagCCCTATAAGACCACTAgttacactactactgatcagaggccctataagaccatctagtacactactactgatcagggccctataagaccatctagtacaTAATACTGATCAGAGCCCTAAAGACCATCTAGTACAATACTACTGATCAGagccctataagaccatctagtacactactactgattagggc
It includes:
- the LOC120019732 gene encoding multivesicular body subunit 12A-like isoform X1, whose amino-acid sequence is MPPGRKLSHRHSNLQLNDTLDKVVDSSNIYGISAIDGVPFTLHPKFKTQTNGTTPTNTLNNIRIKSVQDIENEYNYTFTVEENAAKRTRPLTPGSTS
- the LOC120019732 gene encoding multivesicular body subunit 12A-like isoform X2, with amino-acid sequence MPPGRKLSHRHSNLQLNDTLDKVVDSSNIYGISAIDGVPFTLHPKFKTQTNGTTPTNTLNNIRIKSVQDIENEIWGREIR